The following are encoded together in the Cheilinus undulatus linkage group 3, ASM1832078v1, whole genome shotgun sequence genome:
- the gcnt7 gene encoding beta-1,3-galactosyl-O-glycosyl-glycoprotein beta-1,6-N-acetylglucosaminyltransferase 7 isoform X1 yields the protein MCQLEGTKCSFLLCLGISIIICSVIYLRTKMPTEPKPMEKQEPPETLSCRPFTSECKAFLPGMERGVEWNQRDCQVESLIQNSPLQCSDLIRDLHLITKPLSQEEEDYPLAYILTIHKELELFVRLLRAIYMPQNVYCIHVDAKAPLEYQDAVQKLVSCFKNTFLSSHRETVTYAGFSRLQADLNCMKDLARSKIGWRKVVNLCGQDFPIMTNLELVRYMQSKEWRDRNMTPGVKQPTYMRHRTQFQHIEITGLHVVLKGLGLKKGPPPHHLQMYFGTAYYALTRAFVDFVLKNPIAKDLLEWSRDTFSPDEHFWVTLNHIKEAPGSYIDGGWAGDIRAIKWRDQEGKAHDGCKGTVGHYIRDICIFGVEDLPWIITKNSMFANKFESKTFPEALDCLEQWHRNKVLNQATVPIEPAWLLATQSYSSRDYNSTAGA from the exons ATGTGCCAGCTTGAAGGGACCAAATGCAGCTTCTTGTTGTGCCTGGGGATAAGTATTATCATCTGTTCAGTTATTTACTTAAGGACCAAGATGCCAACCGAGCCCAAACCCATGGAAAAACAAGAACCCCCTGAGACCCTGAGCTGTAGACCCTTCACCTCTGAATGTAAAGCTTTTCTGCCAGGCATGGAGAGAGGAGTGGAGTGGAACCAGCGTGACTGCcaa GTGGAAAGTTTGATTCAGAATAGTCCCCTACAATGTTCTGATCTCATCAGAGACCTACACTTAATCACAAAACCTCTAAGCCAAGAGGAGGAGGATTACCCTTTAGCTTACATTTTAACTATTCACAAGGAGCTGGAGCTTTTTGTGCGCCTGCTGCGAGCAATTTACATGCCACAAAATGTGTACTGCATCCATGTGGATGCTAAGGCTCCACTGGAGTACCAGGATGCCGTACAGAAGCTTGtcagctgctttaaaaacacCTTCCTCTCAAGCCACAGAGAGACTGTGACCTACGCTGGCTTTTCCCGCCTGCAAGCAGATTTGAACTGTATGAAGGATCTTGCAAGGTCCAAGATTGGCTGGAGGAAGGTAGTGAACCTGTGTGGACAGGACTTTCCAATAATGACCAACCTGGAGTTGGTGCGGTACATGCAGAGCAAAGAGTGGAGAGACAGAAACATGACGCCTGGGGTGAAGCAACCAACGTATATGAGGCACAGGACGCAGTTCCAACACATTGAGATCACGGGGTTGCATGTAGTCCTTAAAGGGTTGGGGCTAAAGAAAGGTCCTCCTCCACACCATCTGCAAATGTATTTTGGAACAGCGTACTACGCTCTAACAAGGGCATTTGTAGACTTTGTTCTAAAAAATCCAATAGCCAAGGATCTGCTGGAGTGGTCCAGAGACACGTTCAGTCCAGATGAGCACTTCTGGGTGACACTCAACCACATCAAAG AGGCCCCAGGCAGCTACATAGATGGAGGCTGGGCAGGAGACATCCGTGCAATCAAGTGGAGGGATCAGGAAGGAAAGGCGCATGATGGATGCAAAGGTACAGTAG gGCATTACATACGAGACATCTGTATCTTTGGGGTGGAAGACCTGCCATGGATCATCACCAAGAACAGCATGTTTGCCAACAAGTTTGAGAGTAAAACATTTCCAGAGGCGCTGGACTGCCTGGAGCAGTGGCACAGAAACAAGGTGCTGAACCAGGCAACTGTTCCTATAGAGCCGGCATGGCTGCTGGCCACACAAAGCTATTCAAGCAGGGACTACAACAGCACTGCTGGAGCATGA
- the tfap2c gene encoding transcription factor AP-2 gamma isoform X2 — translation MLWKLADNVKYEDDCEERHDGNSNGNPRLPHLPAVSQHLYSPSPSLSHSTSSDFQPPYFPPPYQPISYPQSSDPYSHLGDPFNINSIHQSQSSNQQQPWPGRQGQDGLGAHARSGLASQILGLEGGSSGVRREGFRRPELLPPHAHSIESSVIGDNMGMHDMGHGLEDVQHVDDHSIIMADQTVIKKVLGLRGGRNLDRLQRTYYQGGILAGPVTLPKGNALGLPFQKESLLGMVSNPTEVFCSVPGRLSLLSSTSKYKVTVAEVQRRLSPPECLNASLLGGVLRRAKSKNGGRSLREKLDKIGLNLPAGRRKAANVTLLTSLVEGEAVHLARDFGYVCETEFPAKAIAEYLGRPHVERNEVNSRKNMLLAAKQICKEFTDLLTQDRSPLGNSRPAPIMEPGIQGCLTHFSLITHGFGSPAICAAMTSLQNYLNEALKQLDKMYLSSGSDTQGSSDSGSKSTDKMDKHRK, via the exons ATGTTGTGGAAATTAGCCGACAACGTGAAATATGAAGACGACTGTGAG GAAAGGCACGACGGCAACAGCAATGGGAACCCCCGGCTGCCTCACCTGCCTGCGGTCAGCCAGCACCTTTACAGCCCgtctccatccctctctcacTCGACTAGTTCGGACTTCCAGCCCCCTTACTTCCCCCCACCTTACCAGCCCATCTCCTACCCTCAGTCCAGCGACCCCTACTCCCACCTCGGCGACCCTTTCAACATCAACTCCATACACCAGTCTCAGTCGTCAAACCAGCAGCAGCCGTGGCCCGGAAGGCAGGGTCAGGATGGGCTCGGAGCTCACGCGAGGAGCGGACTGGCGAGTCAGATCCTGGGCCTGGAGGGAGGCTCGTCCGGGGTGAGGAGGGAAGGGTTCCGCCGGCCGGAGCTGCTGCCTCCGCACGCGCACAGCATCGAATCGTCGGTTATTGGTGATAATATGGGGATGCACGACATGGGGCACGGACTGGAGGATGTCCAA caCGTAGATGACCACAGTATTATTATGGCAGATCAGACAGTCATCAAAAAAG TATTAGGACTGCGAGGTGGCAGGAACCTTGATCGCTTACAGAGGACTTATTATCAGGGGGGCATTCTTGCGG GGCCTGTCACTCTACCTAAAGGCAACGCACTGGGCCTTCCTTTCCAGAAAGAGTCCCTGCTGGGTATGGTGTCAAACCCCACAGAGGTGTTCTGCTCTGTACCCGGCCGGCTGTCCCTGCTGAGCTCCACATCCAAGTATAAAGTCACAGTGGCTGAAGTCCAGAGACGTCTGTCACCTCCTGAGTGCCTGAACGCATCACTTCTGGGAGGAGTTTTACGCAG AGCCAAGTCAAAAAATGGAGGTCGTTCTCTGAGAGAAAAGCTGGATAAGATCGGGCTCAACCTGCCTGCCGGAAGGAGGAAGGCAGCCAACGTCACTCTACTTACCTCACTAGTAGAAG GTGAAGCTGTTCACCTAGCGAGGGACTTTGGTTACGTGTGTGAGACAGAATTCCCTGCTAAGGCAATTGCTGAATACCTGGGCAGGCCGCACGTGGAACGCAACGAGGTTAACTCTCGCAAGAACATGCTCCTCGCTGCCAA GCAAATCTGCAAAGAGTTCACTGACCTGCTCACTCAAGACCGCTCCCCCCTTGGAAATTCTCGGCCAGCCCCCATCATGGAGCCCGGGATTCAAGGCTGCCTCACCCATTTCAGCCTCATCACCCATGGCTTTGGCTCTCCAGCCATCTGTGCCGCCATGACCTCTCTGCAGAACTACCTGAATGAGGCGCTCAAACAGCTGGACAAGATGTACCTCAGCTCTGGCAGCGACACCCAGGGGTCCTCAGACAGTGGGAGCAAATCTACCGACAAAATGGACAAACACAGGAAATGA
- the tfap2c gene encoding transcription factor AP-2 gamma isoform X1, whose protein sequence is MLWKLADNVKYEDDCEERHDGNSNGNPRLPHLPAVSQHLYSPSPSLSHSTSSDFQPPYFPPPYQPISYPQSSDPYSHLGDPFNINSIHQSQSSNQQQPWPGRQGQDGLGAHARSGLASQILGLEGGSSGVRREGFRRPELLPPHAHSIESSVIGDNMGMHDMGHGLEDVQHVDDHSIIMADQTVIKKGPVTLPKGNALGLPFQKESLLGMVSNPTEVFCSVPGRLSLLSSTSKYKVTVAEVQRRLSPPECLNASLLGGVLRRAKSKNGGRSLREKLDKIGLNLPAGRRKAANVTLLTSLVEGEAVHLARDFGYVCETEFPAKAIAEYLGRPHVERNEVNSRKNMLLAAKQICKEFTDLLTQDRSPLGNSRPAPIMEPGIQGCLTHFSLITHGFGSPAICAAMTSLQNYLNEALKQLDKMYLSSGSDTQGSSDSGSKSTDKMDKHRK, encoded by the exons ATGTTGTGGAAATTAGCCGACAACGTGAAATATGAAGACGACTGTGAG GAAAGGCACGACGGCAACAGCAATGGGAACCCCCGGCTGCCTCACCTGCCTGCGGTCAGCCAGCACCTTTACAGCCCgtctccatccctctctcacTCGACTAGTTCGGACTTCCAGCCCCCTTACTTCCCCCCACCTTACCAGCCCATCTCCTACCCTCAGTCCAGCGACCCCTACTCCCACCTCGGCGACCCTTTCAACATCAACTCCATACACCAGTCTCAGTCGTCAAACCAGCAGCAGCCGTGGCCCGGAAGGCAGGGTCAGGATGGGCTCGGAGCTCACGCGAGGAGCGGACTGGCGAGTCAGATCCTGGGCCTGGAGGGAGGCTCGTCCGGGGTGAGGAGGGAAGGGTTCCGCCGGCCGGAGCTGCTGCCTCCGCACGCGCACAGCATCGAATCGTCGGTTATTGGTGATAATATGGGGATGCACGACATGGGGCACGGACTGGAGGATGTCCAA caCGTAGATGACCACAGTATTATTATGGCAGATCAGACAGTCATCAAAAAAG GGCCTGTCACTCTACCTAAAGGCAACGCACTGGGCCTTCCTTTCCAGAAAGAGTCCCTGCTGGGTATGGTGTCAAACCCCACAGAGGTGTTCTGCTCTGTACCCGGCCGGCTGTCCCTGCTGAGCTCCACATCCAAGTATAAAGTCACAGTGGCTGAAGTCCAGAGACGTCTGTCACCTCCTGAGTGCCTGAACGCATCACTTCTGGGAGGAGTTTTACGCAG AGCCAAGTCAAAAAATGGAGGTCGTTCTCTGAGAGAAAAGCTGGATAAGATCGGGCTCAACCTGCCTGCCGGAAGGAGGAAGGCAGCCAACGTCACTCTACTTACCTCACTAGTAGAAG GTGAAGCTGTTCACCTAGCGAGGGACTTTGGTTACGTGTGTGAGACAGAATTCCCTGCTAAGGCAATTGCTGAATACCTGGGCAGGCCGCACGTGGAACGCAACGAGGTTAACTCTCGCAAGAACATGCTCCTCGCTGCCAA GCAAATCTGCAAAGAGTTCACTGACCTGCTCACTCAAGACCGCTCCCCCCTTGGAAATTCTCGGCCAGCCCCCATCATGGAGCCCGGGATTCAAGGCTGCCTCACCCATTTCAGCCTCATCACCCATGGCTTTGGCTCTCCAGCCATCTGTGCCGCCATGACCTCTCTGCAGAACTACCTGAATGAGGCGCTCAAACAGCTGGACAAGATGTACCTCAGCTCTGGCAGCGACACCCAGGGGTCCTCAGACAGTGGGAGCAAATCTACCGACAAAATGGACAAACACAGGAAATGA
- the gcnt7 gene encoding beta-1,3-galactosyl-O-glycosyl-glycoprotein beta-1,6-N-acetylglucosaminyltransferase 7 isoform X2 yields MCQLEGTKCSFLLCLGISIIICSVIYLRTKMPTEPKPMEKQEPPETLSCRPFTSECKAFLPGMERGVEWNQRDCQVESLIQNSPLQCSDLIRDLHLITKPLSQEEEDYPLAYILTIHKELELFVRLLRAIYMPQNVYCIHVDAKAPLEYQDAVQKLVSCFKNTFLSSHRETVTYAGFSRLQADLNCMKDLARSKIGWRKVVNLCGQDFPIMTNLELVRYMQSKEWRDRNMTPGVKQPTYMRHRTQFQHIEITGLHVVLKGLGLKKGPPPHHLQMYFGTAYYALTRAFVDFVLKNPIAKDLLEWSRDTFSPDEHFWVTLNHIKEAPGSYIDGGWAGDIRAIKWRDQEGKAHDGCKGHYIRDICIFGVEDLPWIITKNSMFANKFESKTFPEALDCLEQWHRNKVLNQATVPIEPAWLLATQSYSSRDYNSTAGA; encoded by the exons ATGTGCCAGCTTGAAGGGACCAAATGCAGCTTCTTGTTGTGCCTGGGGATAAGTATTATCATCTGTTCAGTTATTTACTTAAGGACCAAGATGCCAACCGAGCCCAAACCCATGGAAAAACAAGAACCCCCTGAGACCCTGAGCTGTAGACCCTTCACCTCTGAATGTAAAGCTTTTCTGCCAGGCATGGAGAGAGGAGTGGAGTGGAACCAGCGTGACTGCcaa GTGGAAAGTTTGATTCAGAATAGTCCCCTACAATGTTCTGATCTCATCAGAGACCTACACTTAATCACAAAACCTCTAAGCCAAGAGGAGGAGGATTACCCTTTAGCTTACATTTTAACTATTCACAAGGAGCTGGAGCTTTTTGTGCGCCTGCTGCGAGCAATTTACATGCCACAAAATGTGTACTGCATCCATGTGGATGCTAAGGCTCCACTGGAGTACCAGGATGCCGTACAGAAGCTTGtcagctgctttaaaaacacCTTCCTCTCAAGCCACAGAGAGACTGTGACCTACGCTGGCTTTTCCCGCCTGCAAGCAGATTTGAACTGTATGAAGGATCTTGCAAGGTCCAAGATTGGCTGGAGGAAGGTAGTGAACCTGTGTGGACAGGACTTTCCAATAATGACCAACCTGGAGTTGGTGCGGTACATGCAGAGCAAAGAGTGGAGAGACAGAAACATGACGCCTGGGGTGAAGCAACCAACGTATATGAGGCACAGGACGCAGTTCCAACACATTGAGATCACGGGGTTGCATGTAGTCCTTAAAGGGTTGGGGCTAAAGAAAGGTCCTCCTCCACACCATCTGCAAATGTATTTTGGAACAGCGTACTACGCTCTAACAAGGGCATTTGTAGACTTTGTTCTAAAAAATCCAATAGCCAAGGATCTGCTGGAGTGGTCCAGAGACACGTTCAGTCCAGATGAGCACTTCTGGGTGACACTCAACCACATCAAAG AGGCCCCAGGCAGCTACATAGATGGAGGCTGGGCAGGAGACATCCGTGCAATCAAGTGGAGGGATCAGGAAGGAAAGGCGCATGATGGATGCAAAG gGCATTACATACGAGACATCTGTATCTTTGGGGTGGAAGACCTGCCATGGATCATCACCAAGAACAGCATGTTTGCCAACAAGTTTGAGAGTAAAACATTTCCAGAGGCGCTGGACTGCCTGGAGCAGTGGCACAGAAACAAGGTGCTGAACCAGGCAACTGTTCCTATAGAGCCGGCATGGCTGCTGGCCACACAAAGCTATTCAAGCAGGGACTACAACAGCACTGCTGGAGCATGA